One window of the Paenibacillus beijingensis genome contains the following:
- a CDS encoding RNA polymerase sigma factor region1.1 domain-containing protein: MANYLQSETEMTLQQVQEQLIRKGKEQFSLSYNEIVEKLDPFELTPEQFDAFFERLSGLEIEIIEPGRSQSGSSDIPKKKKGTGWRAS, from the coding sequence ATGGCTAATTATTTACAGTCGGAAACGGAAATGACGCTTCAACAGGTACAGGAACAGCTGATTCGGAAAGGCAAAGAGCAATTTTCGCTTTCTTATAATGAAATTGTGGAGAAGCTGGATCCTTTTGAATTAACGCCCGAGCAGTTTGACGCTTTTTTCGAACGGCTTTCCGGGCTCGAAATCGAAATTATTGAACCCGGCCGCTCCCAATCCGGCAGTTCGGATATCCCGAAGAAGAAGAAGGGAACGGGCTGGAGAGCGAGCTAA